The following nucleotide sequence is from Deltaproteobacteria bacterium.
CCCTTGGGGGGTAATAACCGGTTGCCGCCGCTTAAGTCCATCCGCCTCTCCCCGATCGATGGTCACCAGATGAAAGGGGAGCAGTGGGTTGAAAGAAATGACATGGGCCGCCATCAGCCTCCAGGGAACCTGCTCCCTGAAACCAAGAAGGGTTCTCATTCTCTCATTCTCCCTATCCAACTCCTCAAGGATCAGGAGTTTCTGACCCACCTGGCCTAGCCTGGTTTTCAGATTTATGTTTTCCTCCCAGACCCCTTGAAGCCAGAAATAATGTTCGAAGGTTTGAACACTTTTTGTCCTGACAAAATGAAACCCTTTTTGAAACGGGTTGAGGGTCATGAAAATCGGCCGGAGATAAAAAGGATCCTGATGGAATCTCTCAAACCTTTTGCCCTGTGAGAGAAAGACAAGAAGAATATAAAAAATAACCGGGATCAGAAGAAAACGGCGGATTTTTGCTAGAAATGAGGCCATCGGGCAGGGCTGCCCCTACGTTATGGTAATTCCCTTGAGGACATCCAGTTGATCCAACGCTTGTCCGCAACCGAGAACAACGGAGGTCAGCGGATCTTCAGCGATCATCACCGGAAGTCCGGTCTCCTCACGGAGCAGGACATCCAGATTTCGCAAAAGGGCCCCTCCCCCGGCAAGAACGATCCCCTTGTCCACAATATCGGAGGCCAATTCGGGAGGGGTCCGCTCCAAGGCCATCTTGACCCCTTCCACAATGGCATTAATCGGCTCGCTGATCGCCTCACGAACCTCTTCCGAGTTGAGCTCCAAAACTTTGGGAACGCCGACCACCAGGTCACGCCCCTTGATCTCCATCGTCCGAACTTCCTTTTCGGGATAGGCGGTACCGATCTGGATCTTGATCTGCTCGGCGGTTCTCTCCCCGATCAGCATGTTATATTTCCTTTTGACATAATGGATAATTGCCTCATCCATCTTGTCCCCGGCGACCCGGATGGAACGGCTGAAAACGATCCCGGCCAGTGAAATGACGGCGACTTCCGTCGTCCCACCGCCGATATCAACAATCATGTTTCCTGTCGGTTCGGTAATCGGTAAACCGGCGCCGATAGCGGCCGCCATCGGTTCTTCAATCAGGTAAACTTCCCTCGCACCAGCCGACTCTGAAGACTCGCGAACCGCCCTCTTCTCCACCTCAGTGATCCCAAAGGGGACACCGACAATAATTCTGGGCCGGATCAGTGTCTTCCGACTGTGCGCCTTGCGGATAAAGTAACGGAGCATCGCCTCGGTCACTTCGAAATCGGCAATGACCCCATCTTTGATCGGTCGGATCGCCTCAATGCTCCCCGGCGTCCGTCCCAACATCTCTTTGGCCTCTTTGCCAACGGCCAGCACCTTTTTGATGCCACGGTTGTCGCGCTGAACCGCAACCACCGAGGGTTCGGAACAGACAATCCCCTTCCCTTTCACATAGACAAGGATATTGGCGGTGCCGAGATCAATGGCCAGATCATTGGAAAAAAGACCGATCAACTGATCAAAAATCATGGTGGGGCGATCTACCATCAAAGCTCCCAAAATATCAAGGGGAATTGGGGTAACAAAATTGTTGCCTTTTGGCCCCTCCTTCGCGTAGCATCCGGCCCCTCATGTTAGCTACTTTGCGCCGGCATGCCTCTTCCTGGTTGATCAAGGTCGCCTTTGGCCTGATCATCCTTTCGTTCCTGTTTTTCTTTGGCTACACCAGCCTTACAAAAAACTCCGGCTCCTCCGGCGTGGGGGATGCGGTAGCACTGGTCAATGATGAACCGATCTTCCGGGCCCAGTTTGAGGCGCTCTTTGAGGCCCAGAGAGAGCGTTTCAATAAAGCCTCCTCCGACGACAAAAATGCCGGGGAATTCCCCAAGGAGCTGGAGTCACTCCTGAAAAAGAGTCTCTTGAACGACATGATCCGCCAGAAACTCCTGTCCCAGTTGGCCAAGAACCTGAATCTCACCGTTTCGGAGAAAGAGGTTGCCGAAGAGATCACCAAAATGCCGGTCCTTGTGAGAGACGGCCGTTTCGACGAAATTTTTTACAAGGAGGTCTTCCGCCCCTACTACCAGAGAAAATACGGGGCCGACTTTGAAAAAGAGTTGACCGATGAGATCTACCGCAAGAAATTGCAGGAGAAACTGGATCAAGAGAGCCGGGTCACGGAGGGAGAGGTCAAAACAGCCTATGATTTTGAGAATACCCGATTTTCATTCCAAAAAATCCAGACCCAGGAGAGGGAAACGGCCGATCTCCTCCTGAGGCAATGGCAGGTCGGAGGGAATCTGGATCCGATCCTGAAGGAGAAAAAGTTGAAAATAGAAGAGATCCCGGTAACCCCTTTCGCGCGTCTGACCCAGGCCCTTCCCCCTTTTTTGCCGGAAGAAAAAATGGCTGAGGTGGCCGCCCTCACCCCGGCCGCCCCCTTTGTCAGGGAGCCTTTGGGGGATGAGGAAAACGGTTGGTTTGTTTTCAAGCTCAGGAAAAAAGAGACCCCTTCCCCAAAAGATTTTGAGGCCAAGAAGGAATCTCTGAAAAAAAACCTCATGGAAAGAAGAAGCCAGGACCTGCTCAATCTCCTCCTCTCTGAATTCGAGGAAAAGGCCCAAATCAAGCCTCTGATCTAGACCATGTCCCAGCCGGCGGCAAAGATAGTACCACTTCCCTCCTTCTTCGATGAACTAGTCCGGAAGGGGGCCAAGGTCTACGAAGTCGGTGGAACGGTTCGCGATGCATTGCTCGGTCGTCTCGTCAAGGGTGGTTCACCCGAGGGTGATTCACCCTTGGGTGGTTCACCCAAAGACAAGGACCTTCTCGTCACCCGCCTGCCGATGGCCGAGCTCACCTCTCTTTTGCAAAGACACGGAAGCGTGATCACCGTCGGCCGCTCCTTTGGCGTCCTCAAGTTTACGCCGAGGGGAACGGACGAATGCTATGATCTGGCCCTCCCCCGCAAAGAGGTTTCCACAGGACAGGGACATCGTGATTTTCTGGTCGATTTTGACCCGAACCTGCCGGTGGAAAAAGATTTGGAAAGACGCGACTTCACGATTAACGCGATGGCCTGCGATCTCCAGACCGGACAGAGGATTGATCCTTTCGGTGGTCAGAAGGATCTGGAAGAAAAAAAACTGAGAATAGTCGCCCCCCGGGCCTTTGAAGAAGACCCCCTCCGTTTGCTCCGGGGGATCCAGTTTGCCGCCCGGTTCCACCTGGAGCTGACGCCTGAAACAGAAAAAGCGATGACCCAAGCGGCCCCGCTCATCAGGACTGTTTCCGCCGAAAGGATCGTGGAAGAGGTCCGCAAACTGTTCCTCGCCGAAAAGCCCTCCCTGGGTTTCAAGCTGATGCTCCAGGTGGGCCTCCTGAAAGAGGTTTTTCCGGAATTGCAGGAATGCGTCGGTGTGGAGCAGGGGAACAAGTTTCGCAATGATGACGTCTTCGAACACACCCTGCGGGTTTTGGATGCCTCCCGCAAGGACAATGCCATCCCGACAAGCGGCGACCTGGAACTGATGTTTTCCGCCCTCTTTCATGACATCGGCAAACCAAGGACCAAGCGTTATATCCCTGAAAAGGAGCGGATCGCCTTTTATGGCCACCAGACGGTCGGCCGCAAGATGGCCCAGAAATGGATGCAAC
It contains:
- a CDS encoding rod shape-determining protein encodes the protein MIFDQLIGLFSNDLAIDLGTANILVYVKGKGIVCSEPSVVAVQRDNRGIKKVLAVGKEAKEMLGRTPGSIEAIRPIKDGVIADFEVTEAMLRYFIRKAHSRKTLIRPRIIVGVPFGITEVEKRAVRESSESAGAREVYLIEEPMAAAIGAGLPITEPTGNMIVDIGGGTTEVAVISLAGIVFSRSIRVAGDKMDEAIIHYVKRKYNMLIGERTAEQIKIQIGTAYPEKEVRTMEIKGRDLVVGVPKVLELNSEEVREAISEPINAIVEGVKMALERTPPELASDIVDKGIVLAGGGALLRNLDVLLREETGLPVMIAEDPLTSVVLGCGQALDQLDVLKGITIT
- a CDS encoding HD domain-containing protein, whose protein sequence is MSQPAAKIVPLPSFFDELVRKGAKVYEVGGTVRDALLGRLVKGGSPEGDSPLGGSPKDKDLLVTRLPMAELTSLLQRHGSVITVGRSFGVLKFTPRGTDECYDLALPRKEVSTGQGHRDFLVDFDPNLPVEKDLERRDFTINAMACDLQTGQRIDPFGGQKDLEEKKLRIVAPRAFEEDPLRLLRGIQFAARFHLELTPETEKAMTQAAPLIRTVSAERIVEEVRKLFLAEKPSLGFKLMLQVGLLKEVFPELQECVGVEQGNKFRNDDVFEHTLRVLDASRKDNAIPTSGDLELMFSALFHDIGKPRTKRYIPEKERIAFYGHQTVGRKMAQKWMQRMKISILGVDPGRIASLVENHMFQTKSYFTDRSIRRFISKVGADLIFKLVDLRLADNRGGKYPEGIKGVLKLRKRIADEVSKKPPLGPRDLAITGHDIISLGIPEGPQIGNIQKALVEIVLDNPEKNSKEQLIEIIQTQLL
- a CDS encoding SurA N-terminal domain-containing protein, encoding MLATLRRHASSWLIKVAFGLIILSFLFFFGYTSLTKNSGSSGVGDAVALVNDEPIFRAQFEALFEAQRERFNKASSDDKNAGEFPKELESLLKKSLLNDMIRQKLLSQLAKNLNLTVSEKEVAEEITKMPVLVRDGRFDEIFYKEVFRPYYQRKYGADFEKELTDEIYRKKLQEKLDQESRVTEGEVKTAYDFENTRFSFQKIQTQERETADLLLRQWQVGGNLDPILKEKKLKIEEIPVTPFARLTQALPPFLPEEKMAEVAALTPAAPFVREPLGDEENGWFVFKLRKKETPSPKDFEAKKESLKKNLMERRSQDLLNLLLSEFEEKAQIKPLI
- the mreC gene encoding rod shape-determining protein MreC, with the protein product MASFLAKIRRFLLIPVIFYILLVFLSQGKRFERFHQDPFYLRPIFMTLNPFQKGFHFVRTKSVQTFEHYFWLQGVWEENINLKTRLGQVGQKLLILEELDRENERMRTLLGFREQVPWRLMAAHVISFNPLLPFHLVTIDRGEADGLKRRQPVITPQGLVGQVFRVTSDSSQVLLMTDPTSAIDAADQRSRVQGLVTGHVTKAKLNRGYALGSLEYFRQNADIEEGDLLVTSGLDAIFPKGIPIGRVTRLRVDKVNLFQTADIIPEVDFLKLEEVFVILHFKGDSPKGESHNGVSPKGDS